From a single Rosa rugosa chromosome 7, drRosRugo1.1, whole genome shotgun sequence genomic region:
- the LOC133721188 gene encoding mitogen-activated protein kinase kinase kinase 3-like: protein MLMTRCGGNNKKEDEGQGNKKEDEGHRILITNVASMLSFKGSPYWMAPEVAAIFKIGNSKGMPDIPDYLSHDAKNFVRLCLQWNPSECATASQLLDHPSIREQLLSCSNKLWC, encoded by the exons ATGTTAATGACTCGATG CGGTGGAAACAACAAGAAGGAAGATGAGGGGCAGGGTAACAAGAAGGAAGATGAGGGGCATCGCATTTTG ATTACAAATGTTGCTTCAATGCTGTCATTCAAAGGAAGTCCTTATTGGATGGCCCCCGAG GTGGCTGCAATATTTAAGATTGGAAACAGCAAAGGCATGCCAGATATTCCTGATTATCTTTCCCATGATGCAAAGAATTTTGTGAGGCTGTGCTTGCAATGGAACCCATCTGAGTGTGCTACTGCTTCTCAACTGCTAGACCACCCTTCCATTAGAGAGCAATTGTTGTCATGTTCGAACAAGTTATG GTGTTGA